The Natronosporangium hydrolyticum nucleotide sequence GGGCGTAGTCGATCAGCCCGTCGAAGCGGAGCCGGTTCATCGCCGAGTCGGTCGACGACCCGATCGCCGCCACCACATCGCGCAACCCGAGCGCGTCGGAGATCGCACCGCAGGAACCGACCCGGATCAGCGTGGTCGCCCCGTACTCGGCCAGCAACTCCTGGACGTAGATGGCGGCCGAGGGCATGCCCATCCCGGTGCCCTGCACCGAAACCTCGACCCCCCGGTAGCGACCGGTGAAGCCGAGCATGTTCCGGACCGTGGAGTAGCAGACCGGGTCGTCGAGGTAGGTCTCGGCGATCCACTTCGCCCGCAGCGGATCACCCGGCAGCAGCACCCGCGGCGCGATCTGCCCTGGCTCGGCACCGATATGCACGCTCATGCTGCCCGATCATGCCAGGACGAGGCCCGGCCTGCCGGTCACCCACCGGCCGCGGCAGCCACCGAGGCGCTGCGGTACCCTTGCCGGCGGTGGCGTGTCCGAGCGGCCGAAGGAGCGCGCCTCGAAAGCGCGTGAGGGTCTTCCCTCCGCGGGTTCGAATCCCGCCGCCACCGCTCTCCGGCTTCGGCACCTTTAACAGGTGCCGAAGCCGTTGCTGAACAGCTGCCGGGCATGCTCCTGCGACCCGACGATGAGTTTCTGTACGTGCTCGCCGTCGTGCAGGAAGAGGTACGCGTGGTCGTCTACCGGCACCAGCAACCCGTCGAACTGGTAGGTCTCCGCCGGCGCCGTCAGCACCTCGGCGTCGGGGTAGCTTGCGGTGACGTCGTCGACCGGGGAGCCGACCGCCACACCGTCGGCGGTGTGCAGCGGGGGGTTCGCCCACAGCAGCACCAACTCGTCGTCGTCGAAGACCGGGGAGGCCGCTGGTTGCTCCGGCAGCCGGGGGGCGCAGTCACCGGGGCCCTGCGCGAGGCCCTGGGTCCGAACCAGGTCGACGCGGGGGGCGCCGACCTCGATGCCGGGAAGACCGGTCGAGGTAACGACCTCGTCGCCGGGGTGGGCCTGGGCCTGGGCCTGGGATTCCGGGTTGTTGAGGGCGCCGTAACCGGCGAGGGCGCCGCCGGTCAGCGCCGCTGTCACCACTCCCACGAGTAGCGCATACCGCATAGTCATCTCCCCGTTGCTCACTGTATTCAGCTACGGGAGCCCACCCTACGCCCTACTCTCTGTCACTGAAAGCCGTCGTGGCAACGAAATCTACGGTCAACGCGCATGTTGGTTGGGCAGGGAGGGATCTTGCGTACGGATATTTCCGACATTCCCGTACGCAAGATCCCTCCCTGCCCAACCAACACGGGGGCCAGGGTGCGGGTGGAAACGGAAACGCCGGCCCGGTCACAGACCGGGCCGGCGTTCGCCTGCGCATATAGCGCGGAGGATACGAGATTCGAACTCGTGAGGGGTTGCCCCCAACACGCTTTCCAAGCGTGCGCCCTAGGCCACTAGGCGAATCCTCCGCCGGCCAGGATAGCAACCGTCCTCAGCCGCGGTCGCCGGCCCGCCGGGTCGGGGCGGCGACCCCCGCGCTGGCGGGCCGGGTAGAGTTGGCGCAGCCCCTCGTGCGGCGTCACCCTGTGAACCTCCCCAGGGCCGGAAGGCAGCAAGGATAAACAGGCTCTGGCGGGTGCGCGAGGGGCCCTTTCGTGCCTGCCCTGTGGTGCGCCGATGGTCAGGGCGCAGAGGTACGGTGACCCCCGGAGGAGGTGGAGCCGTGGCGCTGGCGCTGTACCGCAAATACCGCCCGCGGACCTTCGGGGAGCTGATCGGGCAGGATCACGTCACCGAGCCGCTGAGCCAGGCGCTGCGTTCGGGCCGGCTCAACCACGCGTATCTCTTCTCCGGCCCGCGCGGCTGCGGCAAGACCTCCTCGGCCCGGATTCTGGCCCGCTCGCTCAACTGCGAGCAGGGGCCGACCCCGGAGCCCTGCGGCGAGTGCGACTCCTGCCAGTCGCTGCGCACCGACGGGCCCGGGTCGGTCGACGTGATCGAGATCGACGCCGCGTCCCACGGCGGCGTGGACGACGCCCGGGAGCTGCGGGAGCGTGCGTTCTTCACGCCGGTCGCCGGGCGGTACAAGATCTACGTGATCGACGAGGCGCACATGGTCTCGTCGGCCGGCTTCAATGCCCTGCTGAAGCTGGTGGAGGAGCCTCCGGAGTACGTCAAGTTCGTCTTCGCCACCACTGAGCCGGAGAAGGTGCTGCCGACCATCAAGTCGCGCACCCACCACTACCCGTTCCGGTTGGTGCCGCCGAGCCTGATGCGGCCGTTTCTGGAGCAGATGTGTACGGCGGAGGGGGTGAGCGTCGAGCCGACCGTCTTCCCGCTGGTGGTACGCGCCGGCGGCGGCTCGGTCCGGGACACCCTCTCGGTGCTGGACCAGCTGATCGCCGGGGCCGGTGCGGAGGGCGTGACCTACCCCCGGGCGGCGGCGCTGCTCGGGGTCACCGATGCCGCCCTGATCGATGAGCTCTGTGACGCGTTGGCGGCACGGGACGGTGCCGCGATCTTCGCCGCCGTCGACCGGGTCGCCGAGGCCGGCCACGATGCCCGCCGGTTCGCCGCGGATCTGCTGGAGCGGTTCCGGGATTTGATGATCTTGCAGCAGGTGCCGGACGCCGCCGCCAGTGGGCTGCTCGACGTCCCCACCGACCAGCTGGACCGGATGTCGGTGCACGCCCATCAGCTCGGCCTGGCCACGCTCTCCCGGTGCGCCGATATCGTCCATAACGGACTGGTGGAGATGCGCGGGACGGCCTCGCCGCGGCTGCTGTTGGAGCTGATCTGCGCCCGGATGCTGCTGCCCGGGGCCGATGACGGGGCGGCCGCACTGCTACAACGGCTGGAGTCGGTGGAGCAGCGGCTCACTGCCGGGCCGCCGGCCGCCCCGCCCGCCACCCCACCCGCGGCGTCCCCGCCCGCCACCGCGCCAGTCTCCGAGTCTCCATTCCCAGCGTCGCCGCCTCCGGCAGCGCCGGCCGCCGCCCAGCCACCGGGAGCACCCCCGGCCGACGCGGCCCCGGTCAGCGGGCCCACCGCCCCGGTCGCCAGCGCACCCCCGGTCAGCGGGCCCACCGCCCCGGTCGCCAGCGCACCCCCGGCCGGCGCACCCCCGGCCGGCGCACCCCCGGCCGGCGCACCCCCGGCCGGCGGGCCCACCGCCCCGGTCGCCGGCGCGGTGGACGCAGCGACCGTACGCCGGGTGTGGGAAGAGATCGTCGCCACCGTCAGCCGGCAGAGTAAACGGGCGGCGGCGGTGGTCCGGGAGGCGAGCGTCCGGGATGTCGAGGGCGACACCGTGGTGCTGCACTTCCAGCACGCGGTCCACGCCAACATGCTCACCAGCTCACCGCAGCCGCTGGTGGCGGCGCTCGGCCAGGTCCTCGGCGGGGCGTGGCAGGTGCGCTGCGAATCCGGGGGCGGTCCGGCCGATGGTGGTCGGCGGCAGCCACCGGCCCGACCGGACCCGCCACCGCCGGCCGGCCCGGCCACGCCGCCGCCCGGGCCAGACGCTCCCCGGCCGGCCGGCCCGGGCGCGCCGCCGGCTGACCTTGCCGCGCCACCGACGGCCGGCACGGCCGGAGCGGCCGCCACCTCGACGCCTTCGGGTGCTGCCGGGTACGACGAGGAAGAGTGGCCGGAGCTGGCGCAACCCCCAAACTCCGGACCGTCGATGGCGGCGCCGGCACCGCCCGCCGACGGCCCGGCTGGTGCCGAGCGGGCCCGCGGGGCGGGGGGTGGGCCGGCGCCACCGGTTCGGTCGCAGCCGGGCGGGGCGCCGAAACTCGCGGCGGCTACCAGCGACGGGATGGACCCGACGGATCTGGCGCAGCTGCGGGCGGAGAGTACCTCGGTCGGGTCCGCTGACCGGGGCGGCGGCGCCGCCGATGATCGGGCGTTCCGGCTGCTGGAGCAGACCCTGGGCGCGGAACGGGTCACCGGAGCGGCGCCGTAGGCTGACTGTCTGGGGGGCTTCACCCCCGGGCGACCATTGAAGATCGAGGGGAGAGCCCATCGTGATGCCCGGCGGACAACCTGACCTGCAGCAGTTGATGCAGCAGGCGCAGCAGATGCAGCAACAGCTCGCTACCGCGCAGGCCGAGCTGGCCGAGGCCGAGGTGACCGGCTCCGCCGGTGGCGGTCTGGTCACCGTGACGATCACCGGGGCCGGCGAGGTCACCGGGGTCAAGATCGACCCGAGCGCGGTGGACCCGGCGGACGTGGAGACGCTGGAAGATCTGGTCCTGGCGGCGTTCCACGC carries:
- the deoD gene encoding purine-nucleoside phosphorylase codes for the protein MSVHIGAEPGQIAPRVLLPGDPLRAKWIAETYLDDPVCYSTVRNMLGFTGRYRGVEVSVQGTGMGMPSAAIYVQELLAEYGATTLIRVGSCGAISDALGLRDVVAAIGSSTDSAMNRLRFDGLIDYAPVADFELLRTAVDVAGEHGVAMRVGPIVASDPFYHPRPDLYDRLAEHGTLAVEMESAALYTLAAKFQARALAILTVSDHLKTGEHLPSADREQSFHQMATIGLETAVR
- a CDS encoding DNA polymerase III subunit gamma and tau; the encoded protein is MALALYRKYRPRTFGELIGQDHVTEPLSQALRSGRLNHAYLFSGPRGCGKTSSARILARSLNCEQGPTPEPCGECDSCQSLRTDGPGSVDVIEIDAASHGGVDDARELRERAFFTPVAGRYKIYVIDEAHMVSSAGFNALLKLVEEPPEYVKFVFATTEPEKVLPTIKSRTHHYPFRLVPPSLMRPFLEQMCTAEGVSVEPTVFPLVVRAGGGSVRDTLSVLDQLIAGAGAEGVTYPRAAALLGVTDAALIDELCDALAARDGAAIFAAVDRVAEAGHDARRFAADLLERFRDLMILQQVPDAAASGLLDVPTDQLDRMSVHAHQLGLATLSRCADIVHNGLVEMRGTASPRLLLELICARMLLPGADDGAAALLQRLESVEQRLTAGPPAAPPATPPAASPPATAPVSESPFPASPPPAAPAAAQPPGAPPADAAPVSGPTAPVASAPPVSGPTAPVASAPPAGAPPAGAPPAGAPPAGGPTAPVAGAVDAATVRRVWEEIVATVSRQSKRAAAVVREASVRDVEGDTVVLHFQHAVHANMLTSSPQPLVAALGQVLGGAWQVRCESGGGPADGGRRQPPARPDPPPPAGPATPPPGPDAPRPAGPGAPPADLAAPPTAGTAGAAATSTPSGAAGYDEEEWPELAQPPNSGPSMAAPAPPADGPAGAERARGAGGGPAPPVRSQPGGAPKLAAATSDGMDPTDLAQLRAESTSVGSADRGGGAADDRAFRLLEQTLGAERVTGAAP
- a CDS encoding YbaB/EbfC family nucleoid-associated protein, which translates into the protein MPGGQPDLQQLMQQAQQMQQQLATAQAELAEAEVTGSAGGGLVTVTITGAGEVTGVKIDPSAVDPADVETLEDLVLAAFHAAMAEQRQLTEEKMGPLAAGLTGGMPGMPGLPGA